The region TGATGAAGCGGCCGGTCATTGGCGCGTTCGAGACGAAGCGCAGGGCGGTCATCTCGATGGCCGAGGAGATCAGCGCCGGCGGGTAGGTCACGTTCACCGGCAGTTGCGGGTCGCCGTCCATGATGCGCTTGACGATTTCCTTCATTCCCGCGCCGCCGATCACCCACATTTCCTCGCTGCGGTTGGCGGCGGCGATGGCCTCCATGACGCCGACGGCCATGTCGTCATCGGCGGCCCAGACCGCGTCGATCTCGGGATATTTCGACAGGTAGTCCTGCATGACGGTGAAGGCGTCGTCGCGGTTCCAGTTGCCGTGCTGCATGTCGAGGATCTCGATCTCCGAGCCCTCCAGCGCCGCCTGGAAAGCCTCGACCCGTTCATTGTCGAGCGTGGTCGGGATGCCGCGCAGGACCACAACCTTGCTGCCGGCTTCCAGATTGTCGCGGAAATACTCGCCCGCGACCCGGCCAAAGGCGGTGTTGTCACCGGCGACATAGAGGTCTTCGATGCCTTCCTGCGACAGGCCGCGATCGACCACGGTGACGAATTTGCCGGCTTCCTTCACTGCGGCGACCGGGGCGGTCAGCGGCTCGGATTCGAAGGGCAGGACGACGAGGCCGTCGATGTTGCGGGTGGCCATCATGTCCTCGATATCGGCGACCTGCTTGGCGGAATCGCCTGCCGTGGCCAGCACAAACTCGAGGTTCGGATAGGCGGCGCTGAGGCGTTCGATGCTGTCCTGCGCGTGCCAGTTCAGCCCGCCCATGAAGCCATGCGTGGCCGAGGGGATCGAGACCCCGATGACCTTTTTCTCGGCATCCTGCGCGACGGCTGCGCCTGCGCCCATGCCCAGCAGGGCGGCCAGCGCCGTTGCCTTCATCAGATTTCTGCGGTTCATGAATTCCTCCCGGTTTATCAGAATTTCTACCGCTCGTCGGCGGTGCGTTTCTCCCGCTGCAAGACGACAGCAAGAACGATGATGACCCCCTGGATCGCCCCGTTCAGATAGGGGCTCACCAGATCGGCCAGATTGAGGATGTTGTCGATCAGGGACAGGATCAGCACACCGACCACGGTGCCCCAGACCCGGCCCGTCCCGCCCTTCAGCGCGGTGCCGCCGATGATGACGGCGGCGATCGCCTCGAGTTCCCAGAGCGTGCCGGTCGAGCCCGAGGCCGAGCCGAGGCGGGGGACGTAAAGCACGGTGGCCAACCCGACCAGCAGGCCCAGAAGCACATAGGTCATCAGCTTGACGCGGTTGACGTCGATGGCCGAATAGCGCGCCACCCGGTCATTCGAGCCGATGGCCTCGACATGGCGGCCAAAGCGGGAATGGCGCATGATCCATTCGCCGACGATCGCCGTCAGGGCAAAGGCGATGATCGGCCAGGTGATCCAGCCGATGCCGCCGTAGTAGACCGGCCGGGCCAGCGTGCGCAGGCCGTAATCGAGACTCAGCGTGCCGCCATCGGCCATCCAGGTGATCAGCGAGCGGAAGATGCCCATGGTGCCCAGGGTGACGATGAAGGGCTCGATCCGCGCCTTGGTGATCAGCGCGCCGTTCAGATAGCCCGCCGCGATGCCGCCGAGGATGCAGACGATCATGCCAAGGATGATCGTGCCCCAGTTCTCGCCGACCGAGGGCAAAGCGAAGTTCATCGCGATGATGGCGATGCCTGCCAGAAACGCCGCCATCGAGCCGACCGACAGGTCGAGCCCGCCGGCGGTGATGACGAAGGTCATGCCGACCGCGATCATGCCGATGAAAGCCGAGCGCGCCAGAACATTGGTGATATTGGCCGGGGCCAGAAAGGCCGGGTTCAGCAGCGCGCCGAGGATGATCAGCGCGACCAGCGCGACCAGCGGGCCAAGGGTATGCAGATCCAGTTTCATGCGGCCTCTCCGGTCACGCCCATGGCAAGGCGGACGATGTTGTCTTCAGTCATGGCATTGCCCTCGACGGCGCCGGCCAGCCGGCCCTCGCGCATCACCAGCACGCGGTCCGAGAGGCCGATCACCTCGGTCATCTCGC is a window of Paracoccus zhejiangensis DNA encoding:
- a CDS encoding ABC transporter permease codes for the protein MKLDLHTLGPLVALVALIILGALLNPAFLAPANITNVLARSAFIGMIAVGMTFVITAGGLDLSVGSMAAFLAGIAIIAMNFALPSVGENWGTIILGMIVCILGGIAAGYLNGALITKARIEPFIVTLGTMGIFRSLITWMADGGTLSLDYGLRTLARPVYYGGIGWITWPIIAFALTAIVGEWIMRHSRFGRHVEAIGSNDRVARYSAIDVNRVKLMTYVLLGLLVGLATVLYVPRLGSASGSTGTLWELEAIAAVIIGGTALKGGTGRVWGTVVGVLILSLIDNILNLADLVSPYLNGAIQGVIIVLAVVLQREKRTADER
- a CDS encoding ABC transporter substrate-binding protein encodes the protein MNRRNLMKATALAALLGMGAGAAVAQDAEKKVIGVSIPSATHGFMGGLNWHAQDSIERLSAAYPNLEFVLATAGDSAKQVADIEDMMATRNIDGLVVLPFESEPLTAPVAAVKEAGKFVTVVDRGLSQEGIEDLYVAGDNTAFGRVAGEYFRDNLEAGSKVVVLRGIPTTLDNERVEAFQAALEGSEIEILDMQHGNWNRDDAFTVMQDYLSKYPEIDAVWAADDDMAVGVMEAIAAANRSEEMWVIGGAGMKEIVKRIMDGDPQLPVNVTYPPALISSAIEMTALRFVSNAPMTGRFIIGSQLITPENAEQFYYPDSPF